Genomic window (Kaistia defluvii):
CGAAGGCCGCGAGGGCGATCTCCGCGTCCGCGAATTGCTCGCCGCCATCAACGATCCCGCCACCGAGATCGCGCTGCACGCCGAACGCGCTTTCCTGACCCGACTCGACGGCTCCTGCCGCACGCCGATCGGCGGCCTCGCGACGCTTTCCGGCGACGACCTGCTGTTTCGCGGCATCGTCCTCTCGCCCGATGGCCGACAATCCGAGGAAACGCGCATGACGGCGCCACTCGCCGACGCGGAACGGATCGGCACGGCGGCAGCGGACGAACTGATCGGCCGCGGCGGCAAGACCTTCTTCATGACGGGCTAAGCGATGCGGCTGCTCGTCACCCGGCCCGAGCCCGATGCGACGCGCACCGCCGAGCGGCTGCGGGCGCTGGGCCACGAGCCGGTGATGGCGCCGCTGCTCGAAACGGCCTTCCTGGATCCCCCTGCCCCGACCTTCCGCCCTTCTGCCATCCTTCTGACCAGCGGCAACGGCCTGCGCGGCATGCTGCGCTGGCCCGGCGCGGCCGACTGGCTCGACATCCCGGTTCTTGCCGTCGGCGACCGTACGGCCGAGGCGGCCCGCGCGGCCGGCTACACGCAGGTCCGCTCGGCCGAGGGCGACGGCGAGGCCCTGGCCACGCTCGCCATCGCCAGCCTCGATCCCAAGGCCGGAACGCTGCTCTATCCCGCCGCGGTGGATCGCGCCGGGCACTGGCCGGAGCGGCTGCTCGCCGCGGGCTTCACGATCGCGCTGGCCGAAGTCTACCGGATGGATCCGGTGGCGAACCTGCCCGATTCGGTGGTGGCGGATCTTCGCCAGGGCCGCCTCGACGGCGTGCTGCTCTATTCGCCGCGCACGGCGAAAACCTTCGCGCACCACGTCGCCGCGCTTGATCCACAGCCGCCGGTCGACCATCTGTCGATCTACACGCTGTCGCCGAACGTGGCGTCTTCCGTGACCTTTGGCAGGATTTTCACGGCCCCCGAACCGACCGACGACGCGCTGCTGGCGCTGATCCCCCAAAGCGTGGGAACATCCCCTTCAGGCGTCCGTTAACGCATGGGCCTATACTGGGTGTAGGCGACCGACGAGATCGAGGCGAGATGAGCGACGACGACACCTTCAAGCCGGCAGGCGAACCATCCGGATCCCGGCGCAAGCGCCCTCCCGTGACGATCGACCTCGCCGCCGAATCGAGCGGCGCGACGTCTCCGCCTTCGCCGGAGCAGACCGATCCCGTGTCGACGCCGGACCCGGTCGTCGAGCCGGCGCCGGACGCGCCCGTGCCGCCGCCTGCCTATGAACCCGAAGTCGGCACGCCCGAACCCGCCGCCCCGGCGGCACGCGAATCCGCCGCCGGACGCTTCGTGATCCCGGCAATCGCCGCCCTCGGTGGCGGCGTCATCGGTGGCCTGCTCGTCGCCCTGCTCTCCTCCTCGACCGGCACGGATCCAGTCAGCAGCGCCAGCCTCGATGCGCGTTTCGCGGCCGTCTCCGCCCGTCTCGACCGCGTCGAAGCAGCGACTAGCGAAGCGGCATCCAGGCCAGCCGCAGTCGGCATTGATCCGGCCCGGCTTGCCGGGCTGGAAAAGGAAATCGCCGAGCTGAAGTCGACCGCCAGTCAGCCGGCGGCCACAGCCACGGCGCCGAGCGTCGATCTCGGCCCGATCGAGAGCCGCCTTTCCGCGCTGGAAACCCGCCCGGCCCCCGTTGCGCCAGAGGCCGCCCCCGCGCCGCCGCCCGTCGACCTGACGCCGCTGCAATCGCGCCTCGACGCGCTGACGACGCGGCTCGACGCCGTGGAAGCCCATCCGCCGGCGGACCCGAAGACCGAAGCCGCCGCCCGCGTCATCGCGGTGACCGCTCTGCGCCAGGCGGCGACGGGCTCCGGCCCGTTCGCCAACGAACTCGCCGCGGCCTCGGCCCTCGGCACGGAAGAGACGGAAATCGCCGCGCTGCAGCCGCTGGCCGCGACCGGGGCGCCGTCCAAGGCCGACCTCATCGCCGCCTTCCCTGCTGTCGCCGATCAGATCCGCATCGCCGCCGCCAAGGTGGATCCCGGCGCCAGCCTGATCGATCGTCTGACGGCCTCGGCCGGTTCGCTGGTCAGCGTCAAGCCATCGGGACCGATGGCAGGCCCCTCAGCCACCGCCGTGGTATCGCGCATGGAAGCTGCGGTGAAGGACGGCAATCTGGCCGAAGCGCTGCGTGAAGGCGACGGTCTCGACGCCATTGCCCGCGCGCCGCTTGCCGATTGGGCGGCGAAGGCCGGCCAGCGCATTACCATCGATACCGCTCTTGCCGGCCTCAGCGCCGCCAAGTCTTCGAACTGACGGAGCGACGATGATCCGCATCCTGGTCTATGTCGCCATCGTCTTCGCGGTTGCCGCGGGGTTCGCGTGGCTTGCCGACCGACCCGGCGACATCGTGCTCACCTGGCAGGGCTTTGACTACAAGACCAGCCTGATGGTCGCT
Coding sequences:
- a CDS encoding uroporphyrinogen-III synthase, with amino-acid sequence MRLLVTRPEPDATRTAERLRALGHEPVMAPLLETAFLDPPAPTFRPSAILLTSGNGLRGMLRWPGAADWLDIPVLAVGDRTAEAARAAGYTQVRSAEGDGEALATLAIASLDPKAGTLLYPAAVDRAGHWPERLLAAGFTIALAEVYRMDPVANLPDSVVADLRQGRLDGVLLYSPRTAKTFAHHVAALDPQPPVDHLSIYTLSPNVASSVTFGRIFTAPEPTDDALLALIPQSVGTSPSGVR
- a CDS encoding COG4223 family protein, which produces MSDDDTFKPAGEPSGSRRKRPPVTIDLAAESSGATSPPSPEQTDPVSTPDPVVEPAPDAPVPPPAYEPEVGTPEPAAPAARESAAGRFVIPAIAALGGGVIGGLLVALLSSSTGTDPVSSASLDARFAAVSARLDRVEAATSEAASRPAAVGIDPARLAGLEKEIAELKSTASQPAATATAPSVDLGPIESRLSALETRPAPVAPEAAPAPPPVDLTPLQSRLDALTTRLDAVEAHPPADPKTEAAARVIAVTALRQAATGSGPFANELAAASALGTEETEIAALQPLAATGAPSKADLIAAFPAVADQIRIAAAKVDPGASLIDRLTASAGSLVSVKPSGPMAGPSATAVVSRMEAAVKDGNLAEALREGDGLDAIARAPLADWAAKAGQRITIDTALAGLSAAKSSN